A single genomic interval of Rhododendron vialii isolate Sample 1 chromosome 3a, ASM3025357v1 harbors:
- the LOC131320932 gene encoding protein MANNAN SYNTHESIS-RELATED 2-like, translating to MVAMEFMRQMIAAFLTLSMFVMLGNMIKRDHFDSVQINHPATSNVHYKAIKVSKQSVVTIPSGGGGGGATKGLWKEDGEALKPCWNNPSPKDGEHSKGFILVSLTDGPEYHVSQIANAVVVARYLGATLVLPHIRGTIPGEMRNFGGIYDVKKFVKSLDGIIKIAKHRPDEVLIDNVTIAEVPTRVSEAYIATYIEPLFKMNGNLRLETKFPPLSMTNEKEFYYLDSLSCLAMFGTLELQPALKEVIDLMVERLRALSHRSDGQFIAADLRVEMLEKRECQESGDGGTKWCYNAKAIGDFLRKIGFHRNTTIYLTQSKWHSMLDPLRNFYPKTYTKDDIMPADKKAKFLNANSPEFTKIIDFHVCTQSDVFLPSISGQFYTNVVGRRIASGNSQILVPTKSTYSSSPGAYISPYISRKSHSAFSCFC from the exons ATGGTGGCTATGGAGTTCATGAGGCAGATGATAGCTGCTTTTCTAACGCTTTCAATGTTCGTGATGCTCGGAAACATGATCAAACGAGACCATTTTGATTCAGTTCAA ATAAACCACCCAGCAACGTCAAATGTTCATTACAAAGCCATCAAAGTTTCAAAGCAAAGTGTTGTTACAATtcctagtggtggtggtggtggtggtgcaacTAAAGGGCTTTGGAAAGAAGATGGAGAAGCACTCAAACCTTGCTGGAACAACCCATCACCTA AAGATGGAGAGCATTCAAAAGGCTTTATCCTTGTGTCGTTGACTGATGGCCCTGAATATCATGTCTCGCAG ATTGCAAATGCAGTTGTGGTAGCTAGATATCTTGGAGCAACTCTTGTGCTCCCTCACATCAGAGGAACCATACCAGGTGAAATGAG GAACTTCGGAGGAATTTATGATGTGAAGAAATTTGTTAAAAGCTTGGATGGCATTATCAAAATAGCAAAGCATCGGCCTGATGAAGTATTGATCGATAATGTGACCATAGCGGAAGTCCCTACCAGGGTTTCAGAAGCCTATATTGCTACATACATCGAACCATTATTCAAGATGAATGGAAATTTGAGGCTAGAAACTAAGTTCCCTCCCTTATCTATGACAAATGAAAAGGAGTTTTACTACTTGGATTCATTATCCTGTTTGGCAATGTTTGGGACTCTTGAGTTGCAACCAGCGTTGAAGGAAGTCATTGACTTAATGGTAGAAAGGCTAAGAGCTTTGAGCCACAGATCAGATGGGCAGTTTATAGCAGCGGACCTCAGGGTTGAGATGTTGGAAAAGAGGGAATGTCAAGAAAGTGGAGATGGTGGAACAAAATGGTGTTACAATGCCAAGGCGATTGGGGATTTTCTTAGGAAGATTGGTTTCCATAGGAACACCACAATCTATTTGACTCAATCTAAATGGCATAGTATGCTTGACCCGTTAAGAAATTTCTACCCCAAAACATATACCAAG GATGACATAATGCCAGCAGACAAAAAGGCAAAGTTCCTCAATGCAAATAGTCCGGAATTCACAAAGATCATCGACTTCCACGTATGTACTCAGAGTGATGTGTTCCTGCCTTCCATTTCTGGCCAGTTTTACACGAATGTGGTGGGAAGGAGAATAGCTTCTGGCAATAGTCAGATTCTAGTTCCTACCAAATCAACTTATTCATCATCTCCCGGAGCTTACATTTCCCCTTACATATCTAGAAAGAGCCATTCGGCTTTTTCATGCTTCTGCTAA